A window of Roseobacter fucihabitans genomic DNA:
ACGCCCGATAACATCGCGCGGTTCTGGTATGTTTCCGAGGAGAAACTCGAGCCGCGCCTGGGAGAGCGTGCCTCCGAAGAGGGCGCAACGCTGGAACAGCCCTTATGCATCGCCCGCCTGATGAGCGAGCTATACGCAACCTTGCAGCAGTATGACGTGGCAAAGCCTGTGGCCGCATTACTGTTGGACCATCCCGAAAATCGCTACGCGGTGCGCCGCGCACAGATTGCGCAGAACCATCCCTTTGCCGAAGTGCATGACAACCTGATCGCCGCGGATATGCTGCCGATTGATCTGTTGCGGTGCAAACTGGCGTTCTTCGGGGCCAGCCAGTTCGATCCAAGGTCCGACCGATGGGTGCGCATCAACCTTTTTGCCGGGGCACCCTTCCCCGATGAACTGCGAGCGGAGGGCGCGGCATGAGCGTGCAACCCCACGATCAGACACGCGGCGAGTCGATGCCGGTTTTCAATGACCAGCGCTCCGCGCCCCTATCGTGCAGCGAAGTCGCCGCACTCTGCATGAAGGCCGCACGCGGGGCGGGGATGAGCTGGGGCATGGCCGAAGAAGCCGGATTTGCCGCTGCGTGGCTGGTGTCACATGATGTTGACGGACCCTCACATCTGCGCGCGCATCTGGAGCGCGTGGACGGTCGCAGCTGGTCCGATCTCTGTCCCTCCATCACGCCGGGTATCTGGCAAAACACGGCGGGCCAAGCGGCTTGTCCGATCATCCTTGGTGCCACGATGTGCGACTACGCGAACCTGCCCGAAGGTCCGACAGCCGGCGCAATCGTCAAGCTCGGCAAGGTCAGCGCGCCTATTCTGCTGGTCCCGTTTCTGGCCAGTATCGCACAGGACGATCACCTTGCGATTACGCTTTCATGGGACGGTGGCGCATTTTGTCTGGAGCAATGTGAAGCTAATATTCGCACAGCTGAAAAAGCGCTTTGCGCGCCCGATTTGGAACTCACCCTCACGGCCAAGGCCGCAACGCCCTCCCATGCGCCCGTCGCCCTGACCCGAAAGGCCAATATCAGCGCCGAAACGATTATTGCCCTGAACACCCTTGCCATGCGCACAACCGTTCCCGCCTCGGATGCATCGCGTGCGGGGGCCGGATCCGCGCTCAGCGATAACGATTGACAAAAGACCTGTCACGACCCTTTGCCGCCGCAACCCCGGCTCATTACATGTCAACGCGTGTCACCGGGATCAGACCACGGAGCGAATTCCCGATCAAAAGGGCGTTTTGCGAAGCCTTCAAATCCGGTTCACAAATGCGCCGCTCTTGTGCCTGCCCGGACGTGATCAAAGACTGGCGTAAAATACCCGGAAGGGCTCCCGCCGCCAGGGGAGGCGTGAACATTTGCCCGGACATGCGCAAAAAGACATTTGTGATGGTTCCTTCACAAACCTCTCGCTTGGTATTCAGAAATATCCACTCATCAATCCCGGCTGGCAGGCTGACGCGGGCGACATCGGGAACCTCGCGACGGTTTGTTTTATGCGCCCGCCAGATCTCGGTTTCATCCACCCGGTCTTTATGTATCGCAACCCTCCAAAGGTCCTTGTCACCCGGCAGATCGAAATACGCGATCTTTGGTATCGCCTGGTTTTCTGTCACTGAAATACGGACGCGGACCGCATGATCAGGTGCCGCGTCCTTAAGCACCTGACGCAGGTGATTTTCACACAGCCGCAGATTGAAAAACCTGCGACTTCTGGTCAGGCGCGCAAGATGAAGTTCCAGCCGAACATGCCCGGTATTGCGTTCAAATCTCAGTGTTTCAAACACCTCCAGTGGGGCTTGTGACGTCATCAGCGGTGCTTTCCTTCGATCTCGAAAAACCCTTTCACCGAAAAATCCCGCCGCCCAAAATTCCGGGCTTTGGCAGCAACGGTTTTAACCACGGTCACGTTGAAGGGGGGCCGGATTTGCCAGCGCCATTATACGCACGAAATTGCCGCCAGAAAATGATTTGGACCGCGAGAACCATGCCGATTCTTGGAGTTTCCCGCTGGTCAGGAAATAATCTGCCCGAACCGGGACCAATTGATCCGATGTGACCCAAAGATGGATTTTGGCATAGGTCGACATGCGCTTGGTTGCCTAAAGCTCCAGCTTTTCAATGGAACCGCCCGCTGTGCGGAACCCGACGTTGGCGGGTGGCCCGGCTGGCGCTGCACGCGCGGAGCGGCTGACGATCTTGTAACTGCCATTAAACGTCAACCGTCCGATATCGCCGAAATTCGCGTCCCCGACCAGGCGTTGCAACGGGCTGATCCGCACAGGGCGGCTGGTGGAGGGGATGTAGAGATAGAAGGAGGTGTGGATTCACCGTGTCTGAAAGCTCGTCGGTTAGTCTTGGAGCCAATGATCATGTGCGGTCAGGTGTCCGGCCTCATTGATGCCGCAACACATGGCGGCGGGCCTTTATGGAGATACGCTCGTCGGTTCCCAATCACTTATGCGGTCTGCAACGACCAACCTTATATTCTGGGTTTTCCGAATGATCTCGAGATCTGTGTTTCGTAGGCATCTTGGGCAAATCGTCGGTCAGCGGATGTAGCGACTTTCAAAAAGCGCCCACTGCAAGCATCACCAGCCTACCAAAATGACCGCAGCTTTGTTATGGACGCGACATGTCAATAAACGTGCCAACCCAAGAACAAGCCCGACTTGAGATCAAAAAATTCTGCCAAAGTATGATGGAGAGTGATATTCGTTTCATCGACGGCACTTACCGTGATAAGCGCTAGTGATACAGAGGCTGCGTACAGCACTCTAAAACTTCCTGATATAAACATGATGTCTCCCCTGACTTTATCGCCGCAAAGAACCAAGTGTGGTGCGTTGCGGCCTCCCCGCGAGGGTAAAAACGAAGTCATCGATAAACAATCAAAACCATTGCATTCATGTGACGCTATTTGCAAACTATAGACGACATCTGCTTACAAAATTGGAAGCAGGGCCATGCAAAACCATCTGCCCGAGAACCTCAAGCTGTTATGTAGCTACTGCCCATCCGTATCATATGTCTGCCGGTCAATTGGCATCTCACGCCAACAATTTACCAAATATCTGTCAGGAAAGGGTTCGCCTTCACTGAGCAGCCTTCGCAAAATATCAGACTTCTTTGGCGTTGAAGAATCTGAACTCTTAATGCCCTCAGTTGAATTCAAGGAACTGATCGCATTGCGCCCCCCCCTCGATCGGCGCTGCCTTGCCAACGCAAGATTTCATTTCATCCAGCGTTTACAGTCGGTCGCAGTCACGGCGCGAAATCAAACCCTTTCTTGGCTACTATTATTCGTATTTCATCATAGGTGACATGCCAGACAGGATCGTGCGGGCGCTGGTCCACATCTACGAGCATCGCGGGGCGGTTCTGACCCAAAATTTTGAGCGGTATCCAGATCACAACGACAAAGCGGCCAAAGTCAGTAAATTTGATGGTGTCGCACTCTACAATGCCGAACGCCTTTTTATCTATGAGAAAGAGAAGTTGGCCGGTACGCGCATCTGGCAAACAGTTGTCTATGCAACGGATCTGCAGTCATCGAAATACCTCTCGGGACTGACCATGGGGATCGCCACAAAAACTGTTCGCGACATCGCATGTTACCGCGTCATTTACAATTTTCTTGGCTGCGAAATCGACCTGCGGACCGGTCTGTCAGGTTGTGGAACATTCCCTTTGGATTGCTCTGAAATTCCAAAATACATCCGAGATCGCGTAACCAATCAAATGCACCTTGGCGATACGGCATTTAGACCGAGCAGTGATGTCATGTGATCAAACAGGTTACTTGAGGCTAGCCGCGGCTAAGGGTTCTGCATATTCGAGTTCGCCCCGTGACCGGGATCACCAACCAGATCGGCGGTTGCACCTCCCAGCGCGATTTCGCCGCTGGCTTCTTTTGAATGTGTTATTCAAAACCGCAACGATAAACATGACATACCGCCATCCAGCTTGGCGCATTCCGTATTGCTGATCTCAACCACTTCATACCCCGCTTTGCGCAGCTTTTCTGCTGTGCGCGGAAAGCCTGCGGGGGAAAGCACGTATTGATTAAACCGGATGCTGTTCGCCGCGGCCTCTTCGCCCTCGGCCACATGAATGACACGGTAGCCGTCAAAGCAACCCGATGCATCCAACCGTTGGGTGGATAGGATCGTTTCGGCGTCCAAAAGCGAGCAATCGGTTTTAAAATGCAACACACCGGGAGGGGTGAAAACTTCGCGCAGTGTGTGACCCCATTCGGTCATGATCGCGGACAGTTCAGCAACACCCTCAGCATCGGTACGATCAGAACGCCCCACCAGAACTTCGCGGCCGGTTACAAGGATGTCGCCGCCTTCAATATGCCCTGGCCCTTTGATCTGGCGTACGTCGTCGTAAGCCGCGCGCAGGGTAGGTGCCATCTCGGCCACTTCACCCATCCGGCTGGGCGCACCGGGCCGCATAAGCACGGCCCCCTGCGGCAGACAAAGGGCTGTATCCTCAACAAAAACACCGTCTGGATAACCGTCCAGCGGTGGCAATTCTATCACTTCAGCACCGGTTTTTTGCAACGTGGCTACGTAAGCCGCGTGTGCCGTCAGCATCTTATCCAGATCAGGGGTTCCAAGATCTTTGGCACGCAGCCCATCGACAATGCTGGACGAAGGACGGCGAGTGATGGCTCGGGAAAATTCGAAGCTGGGATTGGTCATGCATGGCTCGTTTCGTTGTTTTGGAGGTAGATGTGTAGGGGTCTGATTGCGCGAAAGGGTCATCGTCAGGAGCTGCCAACGCAAGCTTTGACGGACAGGCAATCACAATCACGCTAAGCCTGCAACAAAAGAGCGCTGCGTCTGTGTGGTGAACAAGCAACCGTCTTG
This region includes:
- a CDS encoding DUF3726 domain-containing protein, coding for MSVQPHDQTRGESMPVFNDQRSAPLSCSEVAALCMKAARGAGMSWGMAEEAGFAAAWLVSHDVDGPSHLRAHLERVDGRSWSDLCPSITPGIWQNTAGQAACPIILGATMCDYANLPEGPTAGAIVKLGKVSAPILLVPFLASIAQDDHLAITLSWDGGAFCLEQCEANIRTAEKALCAPDLELTLTAKAATPSHAPVALTRKANISAETIIALNTLAMRTTVPASDASRAGAGSALSDND
- a CDS encoding aminotransferase class IV, translating into MTSQAPLEVFETLRFERNTGHVRLELHLARLTRSRRFFNLRLCENHLRQVLKDAAPDHAVRVRISVTENQAIPKIAYFDLPGDKDLWRVAIHKDRVDETEIWRAHKTNRREVPDVARVSLPAGIDEWIFLNTKREVCEGTITNVFLRMSGQMFTPPLAAGALPGILRQSLITSGQAQERRICEPDLKASQNALLIGNSLRGLIPVTRVDM
- a CDS encoding outer membrane lipoprotein-sorting protein gives rise to the protein MSTYAKIHLWVTSDQLVPVRADYFLTSGKLQESAWFSRSKSFSGGNFVRIMALANPAPLQRDRG
- a CDS encoding helix-turn-helix transcriptional regulator, translating into MQNHLPENLKLLCSYCPSVSYVCRSIGISRQQFTKYLSGKGSPSLSSLRKISDFFGVEESELLMPSVEFKELIALRPPLDRRCLANARFHFIQRLQSVAVTARNQTLSWLLLFVFHHR
- a CDS encoding dimethylarginine dimethylaminohydrolase family protein, whose protein sequence is MTNPSFEFSRAITRRPSSSIVDGLRAKDLGTPDLDKMLTAHAAYVATLQKTGAEVIELPPLDGYPDGVFVEDTALCLPQGAVLMRPGAPSRMGEVAEMAPTLRAAYDDVRQIKGPGHIEGGDILVTGREVLVGRSDRTDAEGVAELSAIMTEWGHTLREVFTPPGVLHFKTDCSLLDAETILSTQRLDASGCFDGYRVIHVAEGEEAAANSIRFNQYVLSPAGFPRTAEKLRKAGYEVVEISNTECAKLDGGMSCLSLRF